Proteins encoded by one window of Porphyromonas vaginalis:
- a CDS encoding ribonuclease Z produces the protein MQVKILGCGSARPTRHHLPSAQVLTVAGHHYLIDAGEGAQHSLILAGYKITQLEALFISHAHGDHCFGLPGLLTSMAHVGRTKPLTIVTTAEVAEYIRYIEEHHIEESPYELSVVVAPSDEVSRTIYSDPWLQVDTLPLRHRTSAIGFLCREHCMPRRIDPAATDFYQIPHTAMHALQMGLDYVPQGGGRIIPNRELTKPGRPSRAYAYLSDTLPAWHLVEQIRGVDLLYHESTYSDEFCDRAEAYGHSTARQAAEVAEAAEVGQLLLGHYSGRYDDLSTLLSEAQEVFPNSYATQEGDLYEV, from the coding sequence ATGCAAGTCAAGATCCTCGGCTGTGGCTCTGCACGTCCCACACGGCATCATCTCCCCTCGGCACAAGTACTGACCGTCGCAGGGCATCACTACCTGATAGATGCTGGCGAAGGGGCTCAGCACTCGCTCATCCTGGCGGGCTATAAGATCACGCAGCTGGAGGCACTCTTTATCTCGCACGCTCATGGGGATCATTGCTTCGGACTGCCAGGGCTGCTCACCTCGATGGCACACGTAGGGCGCACGAAACCGCTCACCATCGTGACGACAGCCGAGGTGGCTGAGTACATACGCTACATCGAGGAGCATCACATCGAGGAGAGTCCCTACGAACTTTCCGTAGTCGTAGCTCCGAGCGACGAGGTATCCCGCACTATCTACTCCGACCCTTGGCTGCAGGTCGACACGTTGCCGCTGCGGCACCGCACGAGCGCCATCGGCTTCCTCTGCCGTGAGCACTGTATGCCGAGGAGGATAGACCCTGCGGCTACCGACTTTTATCAAATCCCCCACACCGCTATGCATGCCCTGCAAATGGGGCTAGACTACGTACCTCAAGGTGGCGGGCGCATCATCCCCAATCGTGAGCTGACGAAGCCGGGGCGCCCATCTCGCGCCTACGCTTATCTCTCAGACACGCTCCCAGCATGGCATCTGGTAGAGCAGATACGAGGCGTGGACCTCCTCTACCATGAGAGCACTTACAGCGATGAGTTTTGTGACCGTGCGGAGGCTTACGGGCACTCGACAGCACGACAAGCTGCTGAGGTGGCCGAGGCGGCCGAGGTGGGTCAACTGCTCTTAGGGCACTACTCAGGTCGCTATGACGACCTGTCCACATTGCTTAGTGAGGCTCAAGAGGTCTTTCCCAATAGCTATGCAACCCAAGAGGGAGATCTATACGAAGTATAA
- a CDS encoding lipopolysaccharide biosynthesis protein: MSSRIKSLFKDTVIYGATTMLSRFLGWALFPLYVYQLPSPADYGIVTNLYAWVALLLILLTYGMETGFFRFSREGDGRKVYANSLRTLGTSSLLFLVLGLLFVKPIGAALGYADMLRPVAMLIVIVAIDAFTSIPFAYLRYTNQALRYGLIKIGYVLLTVALNLFFLLVCPWLQRVAPGAVNWWYEPGLGVEYIFLSNMIANIILLLVLIPIMKQARGGGRFDWGLLRRMLHYSLPMVLLGIAGNFNKMADKIIFPLLFEDQTFANTQLGIYSAGYKIAVVIVMFTQAFRFAYEPFIFQRGKEGELTADEEAAAERERRITYAKAMHYYLLSAIFIYVAVMCYLDLLKVLISPAYYDGLQVVPYVMLGEVLFGIYYNLSLWYKLTDRTYWGGIISTAGCLLTVAIIVWGAPHWGFMACAYASVVSNLLLVLVSYFLGRKYYPVPYQLGATAGYFVVGAIAVGLVLWIYGAMPAMWLRLLLSTVVLVALTGYIVWREQLVKAFAPILRRLRHKADR; the protein is encoded by the coding sequence ATGAGTAGCCGCATCAAAAGTCTCTTTAAGGATACCGTCATCTACGGAGCAACGACCATGCTTAGTCGTTTCCTCGGCTGGGCACTCTTCCCACTCTATGTGTATCAGCTGCCCTCGCCTGCCGACTACGGTATCGTGACCAATCTGTATGCGTGGGTAGCCCTGCTCCTGATCCTCCTAACGTATGGAATGGAGACGGGCTTCTTCCGCTTTAGCCGTGAGGGTGACGGGCGCAAGGTGTATGCCAATAGTTTGCGTACGCTAGGCACCAGTTCGCTGCTCTTCCTCGTCTTGGGCTTGCTCTTCGTCAAGCCGATCGGAGCAGCTCTCGGATATGCGGACATGCTGCGCCCCGTGGCGATGCTCATTGTGATCGTGGCGATCGATGCCTTCACCAGTATCCCCTTTGCTTATCTGCGCTACACCAATCAAGCCTTGCGCTATGGCTTGATCAAGATCGGCTACGTACTCCTGACGGTGGCGCTCAACCTCTTCTTCCTATTGGTCTGCCCTTGGCTCCAGAGGGTGGCTCCCGGAGCGGTCAACTGGTGGTACGAACCTGGGCTAGGTGTCGAGTATATCTTCCTCTCGAACATGATCGCCAATATCATCCTCCTACTGGTCTTGATCCCCATTATGAAGCAGGCGCGTGGCGGAGGTCGCTTCGACTGGGGGCTACTTCGCCGCATGCTCCACTACTCGCTGCCGATGGTCTTGCTCGGCATCGCGGGCAACTTCAACAAGATGGCGGACAAGATCATCTTCCCCTTGCTCTTTGAGGATCAAACCTTTGCCAATACACAGCTTGGCATCTATAGTGCGGGGTACAAGATAGCGGTCGTCATCGTCATGTTTACACAAGCCTTCCGCTTTGCTTACGAGCCCTTTATCTTCCAGCGAGGCAAGGAGGGCGAACTCACGGCAGACGAAGAGGCAGCCGCAGAGCGCGAGCGACGCATCACCTATGCGAAAGCAATGCACTACTACCTGCTCTCGGCGATCTTTATCTACGTCGCCGTGATGTGCTACCTCGACCTGCTCAAGGTGCTGATCAGTCCCGCCTACTACGACGGGCTACAGGTCGTACCCTACGTGATGCTCGGGGAGGTACTCTTCGGCATCTACTACAATCTATCGCTCTGGTACAAGCTGACCGACCGCACCTACTGGGGTGGCATCATCTCCACGGCCGGCTGTCTGCTCACGGTGGCGATCATCGTGTGGGGCGCACCGCACTGGGGCTTTATGGCGTGTGCCTATGCTTCGGTCGTGAGCAACCTCCTACTGGTCCTCGTCTCCTACTTCCTCGGCCGCAAGTACTACCCCGTACCGTACCAACTGGGAGCGACGGCTGGTTATTTCGTCGTGGGTGCCATCGCCGTGGGGCTAGTCTTGTGGATCTATGGTGCAATGCCTGCGATGTGGCTGCGCCTGCTACTCAGCACCGTGGTCTTAGTCGCACTCACTGGGTATATCGTCTGGCGCGAGCAGCTGGTCAAGGCATTTGCCCCGATCTTACGCCGTCTGCGCCACAAAGCGGATCGATAA
- a CDS encoding DNA-binding protein: protein MINDFASWLTPGQSVLIVSKDRSFRGTFQAVCGDYIVLESRRGDQHFIREELIESFTVYNRRERTANRETEAIDEEMPLTEASSETTQSDEEAIESLLAPLEGAIDKDKPYMYKPGDRIPLPNKNQLKSHASRQQKSGPNRYPRNSADKPTLSEILDEIEANEDRSVIPAEDLLLVRPAGTIKMRENMKKYGFIEAFDEEKTNYWFPFNTLTDEDLSVTDEVVFCKGSNEKGFTASGIASPGTIHRLLLLVDHILTTRYYNFPIVLPLLEAMLEQYPENKSIQDKYQEVKERQESYSKRKGSAE, encoded by the coding sequence ATGATTAATGATTTCGCAAGTTGGCTGACACCAGGCCAGAGTGTTCTTATCGTATCGAAGGATAGATCCTTCAGAGGCACCTTCCAAGCAGTTTGTGGCGACTACATAGTCCTCGAGAGTCGTCGTGGTGACCAGCACTTCATCCGTGAGGAGCTGATCGAGTCCTTTACGGTTTACAACAGGAGAGAGAGGACTGCTAACAGAGAGACAGAGGCTATCGACGAAGAGATGCCACTGACCGAAGCAAGTAGCGAGACGACGCAGTCAGACGAGGAGGCGATAGAGAGCTTGCTCGCCCCGCTCGAAGGCGCGATAGACAAGGACAAGCCCTACATGTACAAGCCTGGCGATCGCATCCCGCTACCTAATAAAAATCAGCTCAAGTCGCATGCCTCTAGACAACAGAAGTCGGGGCCTAATCGATACCCGCGCAACTCTGCCGACAAACCTACCCTAAGCGAAATCCTAGACGAGATAGAGGCTAATGAGGATCGCAGTGTGATACCTGCCGAAGACCTCCTCTTAGTACGTCCCGCAGGAACGATCAAGATGCGGGAAAACATGAAGAAATACGGCTTTATCGAGGCTTTTGATGAGGAGAAGACAAACTACTGGTTCCCCTTTAATACACTGACCGACGAAGACCTCAGCGTGACGGACGAGGTGGTCTTTTGCAAAGGGTCAAACGAGAAGGGCTTCACCGCCAGCGGTATCGCTTCGCCAGGCACCATACACCGTCTGCTACTCCTCGTGGATCATATCTTGACGACGAGATACTACAACTTCCCGATCGTGCTACCGCTCCTCGAGGCAATGCTGGAGCAGTACCCAGAAAACAAGAGCATCCAGGATAAGTATCAGGAGGTCAAGGAGAGACAGGAGAGCTACAGCAAGCGCAAGGGCAGTGCTGAGTGA
- a CDS encoding DUF4837 family protein, producing the protein MRPLYQLTALLVALLAVCSCSGGGGSTFTQASGKPNEVMLVMDRDYLADSVGTAVKDMLRSYVPAMPQVEEQMDVTTVDPKDFDTFLRYVRNILIVDIDAGRYTQNSVKFAYDQWAHGQIVVTIQSPSPDSVCYLMADRGRAVLNLFVRHELAVQASNLVKNFSRTADQLAVKHLGYHLNAPEDIVSYKVGKNCLWLSNNAMRRRTDMLLYKVPYHGEALTAPYLVALRDSVLAVNVPGPIEGSHAVTAPHILMTRQVAIEGQPMRTELRGLWELRGGGAMGGPFVQHAFVTPSGDELVVAEAFVYHPNEAKRDVMQQVEAALFSVRADTVEQWDADQVAQARWTAYTTY; encoded by the coding sequence ATGAGACCCTTATATCAGCTTACAGCACTACTTGTGGCACTACTCGCTGTGTGTAGTTGCTCGGGCGGTGGTGGTAGCACCTTTACTCAGGCTAGTGGCAAGCCAAACGAGGTGATGCTCGTCATGGATCGTGACTACCTAGCAGACTCTGTCGGCACGGCTGTCAAGGATATGCTGCGAAGCTATGTACCCGCCATGCCTCAGGTCGAGGAGCAGATGGACGTGACGACGGTTGATCCGAAAGACTTTGACACCTTCCTCCGCTACGTGCGCAACATACTGATCGTCGACATCGATGCGGGACGATATACGCAGAACAGTGTCAAGTTCGCTTACGACCAGTGGGCGCACGGGCAGATCGTGGTGACGATACAGAGTCCCTCGCCTGACTCGGTCTGCTACCTCATGGCAGATCGTGGACGTGCTGTGCTCAACCTATTCGTACGCCACGAGCTGGCAGTACAAGCGAGCAACTTGGTGAAGAACTTTAGCCGCACGGCTGACCAGCTAGCCGTAAAGCATCTCGGCTACCATCTCAATGCGCCCGAAGACATCGTCTCCTACAAGGTAGGCAAGAATTGTCTCTGGCTCTCTAACAATGCGATGCGTCGGCGCACCGACATGCTGCTCTACAAGGTGCCTTACCATGGCGAGGCACTGACAGCACCTTACCTTGTGGCTCTACGCGACTCGGTCCTCGCAGTCAATGTGCCTGGCCCTATCGAAGGGAGCCATGCGGTCACTGCGCCTCATATCTTGATGACACGACAAGTCGCCATCGAGGGGCAGCCGATGCGTACAGAGCTACGTGGACTATGGGAGCTGCGTGGCGGAGGAGCTATGGGCGGACCATTCGTACAGCACGCTTTCGTCACGCCTAGCGGAGACGAGTTGGTCGTCGCAGAGGCTTTTGTCTACCACCCCAATGAGGCTAAGCGTGATGTGATGCAGCAGGTCGAGGCGGCACTCTTCTCCGTAAGAGCTGACACGGTCGAGCAGTGGGATGCTGATCAAGTAGCACAGGCGCGCTGGACGGCCTATACAACCTATTGA
- the pdxA gene encoding 4-hydroxythreonine-4-phosphate dehydrogenase PdxA — MTDRRIVVGITHGDINGTSYELLLKLFNRHGVTDLFTPIIYGSPRIAAYYSKTLQMERVSWHLITDAEEAEPNVVNVIDVVGDEIDVTPGKVTEAAGVAALAALERATSDINRGAIDVLVTCPINKAAMPQDRFPYKGHTAYLGVACGQGKEPLMILAAPSGLRVALVSTHDPISQVSKVITQRKVLKTLEILDEALRRDFLISSPRIAVLGLNPHAGDNGLIGSEELEVIAPSIAIAQREMGIYAFGPFSADGFWGSGAYQQYDAVLAMYHDQGLAPFKLLHLHDGVNVTAGLPIIRTSPDHGTGYDIVMQGVANEQALMESIYMAIDLYRHRMADDEARSNVLPKLYKNKRGDNE; from the coding sequence ATGACTGACAGAAGAATTGTAGTCGGGATAACCCACGGCGATATCAACGGAACGAGCTATGAGCTACTGCTCAAGCTCTTCAATCGCCATGGCGTGACCGACCTCTTTACACCTATTATATATGGATCTCCACGTATCGCCGCTTACTACAGCAAGACACTACAGATGGAGCGCGTCTCGTGGCATCTGATCACTGACGCTGAGGAGGCTGAGCCCAACGTGGTCAACGTAATCGACGTGGTGGGCGACGAGATCGACGTGACGCCTGGCAAAGTGACCGAGGCGGCGGGAGTAGCCGCTCTAGCTGCCTTAGAGCGAGCCACGAGCGACATCAACCGTGGCGCTATCGATGTGCTGGTCACCTGTCCGATCAATAAGGCAGCTATGCCACAAGACCGCTTCCCCTACAAGGGGCACACCGCCTATCTGGGCGTGGCTTGCGGACAGGGCAAAGAGCCGCTGATGATCCTCGCAGCGCCTTCGGGTTTGCGGGTCGCTTTGGTTTCGACGCATGATCCAATCAGCCAAGTGTCTAAGGTCATCACGCAGCGAAAGGTACTCAAGACTTTGGAGATACTAGACGAAGCGTTGCGCCGTGACTTCTTGATCTCTTCGCCACGCATAGCAGTCCTCGGACTCAATCCACACGCTGGTGACAATGGTCTGATCGGCTCTGAGGAGCTTGAGGTCATCGCACCGTCTATCGCCATTGCGCAGCGGGAGATGGGGATCTATGCGTTTGGTCCTTTCTCGGCCGATGGCTTTTGGGGTTCGGGAGCTTATCAGCAGTATGATGCGGTCTTGGCTATGTACCACGATCAGGGGTTAGCCCCCTTCAAGCTCCTACACCTACACGACGGGGTCAACGTGACGGCGGGACTACCCATCATACGCACCTCGCCAGACCACGGCACGGGCTACGACATCGTGATGCAGGGTGTCGCCAACGAGCAGGCACTCATGGAGTCTATCTATATGGCTATCGACCTCTACCGCCACCGCATGGCCGACGACGAGGCGCGTAGCAATGTGCTGCCTAAGCTCTACAAGAACAAACGAGGAGATAACGAGTAA